A portion of the Flavobacterium limnophilum genome contains these proteins:
- a CDS encoding T9SS type B sorting domain-containing protein, producing the protein MKKSLSLIISFFWIGCFSQAISVDTNTYTVPELVTDVLVNKTCVPVSNITWRTGNSNGFGSSNGIGYFSNTNPAFPLSSGVILSTGNVANAAGPNTSQLNDGNASWTGDSDLEATLLAAGITMNSTNATVLEFDFVPFSSNFDFNFLFASEEYGNFQCQFSDAFAFLLTNTATGVTTNLAVIPNTTTPISVVTIRNSLYNSSCSSQNPAYFGTFNGGSNAAGSATNFNGQTVSMSASSTTLVPNTTYHIKLVIADRQDNQADSAIFLGANSFNVGQDVLGPDLTVAGNTAICDNGPHTLVSGLNPAIYSFAWTFNGNSIGGNTPDLTITQPGTYGLTYTIIATNCPVTTDFINVEYNAPITTPDPADLFQCNSGLASFTYDLAFNTPIVNVPGTQISYHSSLADAALDNNPLPNNYTIAIGSLPATIWTRIRNTTTNCVITKTFQLDLAPPPVANNPGDLTLCETSAGTNTANFNLASQTATILGGQSTAIYDVSYYGNSADASAGINRIDSTVPYTSGNTPIFARIQTTTNPGCFNTTSFNLIVIPRPTLDQLSNQYVCNSYTLPALVNPGNYYSGPNQGLPMLNAGDVITTDQTVYVYSTTAGTPSCPFESNFNIRIITPLDVKPTDITVCDQYQLPATFFGLRYFTLPGGPSGGGTELSGGTTLTTPGTTTIYTYFSSSDLANPCILESQFNITINVTPTIAPIANAFDCTSYNLPPLAVGDYYTFDAVTGIYTPAVSPITTTTTLYVFAINNGCRTPDTVFTVYINTLDLTDINRCISYNLPPAPVGEYRDAPNGGGNIIPPGVISQTTTVYTYVPGAGTPNCTDDDFFKITINAPFLNAPVNATACASFLLPVQVDGGEYYTMPGGPTTPGNIKLIPNVDSITTTTTVYIYKPSATTAGCYNEKTWLITINQKPVIDSRANVEQCTSYVLTPLSNGNYYDNPNGLDPLAAGSVISANNRIYIYAAHPNDPFCYSENFFDISINGVEADPIPTQLTYCNSFTFPPLPTANNFYYDAPGGPLGGGNIIPPGTTVTPATVLPTYYIYYETGDRLNCSDENPFSITIAPKPIANPVNNLETCDTFGANDGIFQFDLTALSIRNQALNGQTPDANFTLTFYNDAAAANDINAVPIANPATYQNDNPFTDSVWIRVANNTIPNSCFDVVELKLIVNPLPNPQLDSEYFICEDYQTGTLLNPATIDTGISGANYLFEWTLDGNPFGGNTASITTSQIGDYAVTITNTTTTCVNTAATKVSKYAPYLEITYSDAFENPTFILVNVLGVGSGNYEYKLDDFPYQDSNQYTNVRPGEHIISVRDKNGHCDPASINAVIINYPKFFTPNGDGFNETWNIRHLLSTNPNAPIFIFDRYGKLLKEISPATGGWNGMYNGQPLPSTDYWFTVNYDEKETSKVFKSHFSLKR; encoded by the coding sequence ATGAAAAAAAGCCTGTCTCTCATCATTTCATTCTTTTGGATAGGATGTTTTTCTCAGGCTATTAGCGTGGACACAAATACTTATACCGTTCCGGAACTGGTTACCGATGTTTTGGTCAACAAAACTTGTGTTCCGGTAAGCAACATTACTTGGAGAACAGGAAACTCAAATGGATTTGGTTCGTCAAACGGAATTGGGTATTTTTCCAATACAAATCCTGCGTTCCCTTTGTCAAGCGGTGTTATTTTGAGCACCGGAAATGTGGCAAACGCGGCTGGGCCAAACACCAGTCAACTCAACGACGGCAATGCTTCTTGGACTGGCGACTCCGATTTGGAAGCCACGCTTCTGGCTGCCGGAATCACGATGAATTCGACCAATGCCACGGTTCTGGAATTTGACTTTGTGCCTTTTTCGTCCAACTTCGACTTCAATTTTTTATTCGCTTCTGAAGAATACGGCAATTTTCAATGCCAATTTTCCGATGCTTTTGCGTTTTTGCTCACCAATACAGCGACTGGAGTTACAACCAATTTGGCAGTTATACCCAATACCACAACTCCAATTTCTGTCGTTACCATCAGGAATTCATTGTACAATTCCTCTTGTTCTTCACAAAACCCGGCTTATTTTGGAACGTTTAATGGAGGTTCAAACGCTGCGGGTTCGGCAACAAATTTTAATGGACAAACCGTTTCTATGAGCGCTTCGTCAACTACTTTAGTTCCAAATACAACCTATCACATAAAACTTGTAATTGCCGACAGGCAGGATAATCAAGCCGATTCTGCCATATTTTTGGGAGCAAACAGTTTCAATGTGGGTCAAGATGTTTTGGGTCCAGACTTGACCGTGGCAGGCAATACGGCAATTTGTGACAATGGCCCACACACTCTTGTTTCGGGCTTGAATCCGGCTATTTATTCTTTTGCATGGACATTTAACGGAAATTCCATTGGTGGAAACACCCCTGATTTGACGATAACCCAACCCGGAACTTATGGACTTACTTATACCATTATAGCAACAAATTGTCCCGTTACCACTGATTTTATAAACGTTGAATACAATGCCCCGATAACCACTCCCGATCCTGCGGATTTATTTCAATGCAATTCGGGATTAGCTAGTTTTACTTATGATTTGGCTTTCAATACCCCAATTGTCAATGTGCCCGGAACCCAAATCAGCTATCACTCCTCTTTGGCGGATGCCGCCTTGGATAATAATCCGTTGCCGAACAATTATACCATTGCCATTGGCAGTTTACCGGCCACGATTTGGACTAGAATTAGAAATACAACGACAAATTGTGTAATCACCAAGACATTTCAATTAGATCTTGCGCCACCACCTGTTGCCAATAATCCCGGTGATTTGACTTTATGCGAAACATCCGCAGGCACAAATACTGCCAATTTTAATCTTGCTTCACAAACCGCCACAATTTTGGGAGGACAATCAACTGCAATATATGATGTTTCTTATTATGGAAATTCAGCCGATGCCAGTGCGGGAATTAATCGAATAGATTCCACGGTTCCCTATACTTCAGGCAATACGCCGATATTTGCAAGAATCCAGACCACGACCAATCCCGGCTGTTTCAACACGACTAGTTTTAATCTAATCGTTATTCCAAGACCAACTTTAGACCAACTTTCCAATCAGTATGTTTGCAACAGTTACACTTTGCCTGCACTTGTCAATCCCGGAAACTATTATTCGGGGCCCAATCAAGGTTTGCCAATGCTGAATGCCGGCGATGTAATTACAACGGATCAAACCGTATACGTTTACAGTACAACGGCTGGAACTCCAAGTTGTCCGTTTGAGAGCAATTTCAATATAAGAATAATTACACCATTGGATGTAAAACCAACCGACATAACCGTTTGTGACCAATATCAATTACCTGCGACCTTTTTTGGGTTGCGCTATTTTACTTTACCCGGTGGACCAAGTGGCGGTGGAACCGAACTTTCTGGCGGAACTACCCTAACAACTCCCGGAACGACAACAATTTACACCTATTTTTCATCGTCAGATCTTGCCAATCCTTGTATTCTTGAAAGTCAATTCAATATTACGATAAACGTTACGCCCACGATTGCCCCAATTGCAAATGCTTTTGATTGCACTTCCTATAATTTGCCCCCATTGGCCGTCGGCGATTATTACACTTTTGATGCCGTAACTGGAATATACACTCCAGCCGTTTCGCCCATAACCACTACGACAACGCTTTATGTTTTCGCAATTAATAATGGGTGTAGAACGCCTGATACCGTCTTCACGGTTTACATCAACACCTTGGACTTGACTGACATAAACCGTTGCATATCGTATAATCTTCCGCCGGCACCAGTTGGCGAATACCGCGATGCCCCTAATGGTGGCGGAAACATAATACCGCCGGGAGTCATTTCGCAAACCACCACGGTATATACTTATGTTCCCGGAGCAGGAACACCGAATTGTACGGATGATGATTTTTTCAAAATCACGATAAATGCACCTTTTCTAAATGCTCCCGTAAATGCAACAGCTTGCGCCAGTTTCCTGTTGCCTGTTCAAGTGGATGGCGGCGAATATTATACTATGCCCGGAGGACCAACAACTCCCGGAAATATCAAATTAATCCCAAATGTTGACAGCATAACTACCACGACAACGGTATATATTTACAAACCATCGGCAACAACTGCGGGCTGCTACAATGAAAAAACTTGGCTGATTACCATTAATCAAAAACCCGTGATAGATTCGAGAGCCAATGTAGAACAATGTACTTCCTATGTTTTGACTCCGCTATCCAATGGAAATTATTACGACAATCCAAATGGCTTGGATCCATTGGCTGCGGGAAGTGTCATCAGTGCCAACAACAGGATTTACATTTATGCGGCACATCCCAACGACCCTTTTTGTTATTCGGAAAACTTTTTCGACATTTCCATTAATGGCGTTGAGGCCGATCCAATTCCGACGCAATTGACTTATTGCAACAGTTTTACTTTCCCGCCATTGCCAACTGCAAACAATTTTTATTATGACGCACCCGGAGGTCCTTTGGGCGGTGGAAACATAATTCCGCCCGGCACCACGGTAACTCCAGCAACAGTTTTGCCCACGTATTATATTTATTACGAAACCGGCGACCGATTGAATTGCAGCGACGAAAATCCATTCAGTATTACCATTGCTCCAAAACCTATTGCCAACCCTGTCAATAATTTAGAAACCTGTGATACTTTTGGCGCAAACGACGGTATTTTCCAATTTGATTTGACCGCTTTATCCATTAGAAACCAAGCATTAAACGGACAAACGCCCGATGCCAACTTTACGCTGACATTTTATAATGATGCGGCTGCAGCCAATGACATCAACGCGGTTCCTATTGCAAATCCAGCCACATACCAAAACGACAATCCATTTACAGACAGTGTTTGGATTCGAGTGGCCAACAATACGATACCAAATTCTTGCTTTGACGTTGTCGAATTAAAATTAATCGTGAATCCGTTACCCAATCCTCAATTAGATTCGGAATATTTCATTTGTGAAGATTATCAAACTGGCACTTTATTGAACCCTGCAACAATTGACACGGGAATTTCAGGAGCCAATTATTTATTTGAATGGACATTGGACGGGAATCCTTTTGGTGGCAACACGGCATCGATTACCACCAGCCAAATTGGTGATTATGCCGTTACAATAACAAACACGACCACAACTTGCGTCAATACAGCTGCAACCAAAGTCTCCAAATATGCACCCTACCTTGAAATTACGTACAGTGATGCCTTTGAAAATCCAACTTTTATCTTGGTAAATGTTTTGGGTGTCGGCTCCGGGAATTATGAATACAAACTGGACGATTTTCCGTATCAAGACAGCAATCAATATACGAATGTAAGACCGGGCGAACATATTATTTCGGTTAGGGACAAGAACGGACATTGTGATCCAGCCTCCATAAATGCCGTAATCATCAATTACCCCAAATTTTTCACTCCAAATGGTGACGGCTTTAATGAAACCTGGAATATTCGCCATCTGTTGTCCACGAATCCCAATGCGCCGATATTCATTTTTGACCGCTACGGAAAATTACTCAAGGAAATATCGCCTGCAACGGGAGGTTGGAACGGAATGTACAACGGACAACCTTTGCCCTCCACCGATTATTGGTTCACGGTAAATTATGACGAAAAAGAAACTTCAAAAGTCTTCAAATCGCATTTTAGTTTGAAAAGATAG
- the argS gene encoding arginine--tRNA ligase, with product MTLSQILTPSIEKAVQTLFDVTIDKVEFQSTRKEFEGDITMVIFPLLKVIKSNPVELGNKIGTYLVENVAEVSRFNVVSGFLNIVISDEYYLNFFNEIRKNEKFGFVTPNPEDKAIMVEYSSPNTNKPLHLGHVRNNLLGYSVAEIIKASGKKVYKTQIINDRGIHICKSMLAWQKFGNGETPESTGLKGDKLVGNYYVAFDKAYKEEINQLIAQGKTEDEAKKQAPIILEAQEMLLKWEAGDEEVITLWKMMNQWVYDGFAETYKNLGVDFDTYYYESNTYLLGKDVVQIGLEKGIFEKDPDGSVWIDLTDEGLDRKIVLRSDGTAVYMTQDIGTAIQRVKDFPDVGGMVYTVGNEQDYHFKVLFLILKKLGFEWSKNLYHLSYGMVDLPSGKMKSREGTVVDADDLMQEMTDTAQKIAEDLGKLDEYSAEEKSKLYKTIGLGALKYYILKVDPKKRILFDPAESVDFAGNTGSFIQYTYARIQSIIRKANFDFVSPSGVEVLHEKEKELVKQLELFPEVIQNAAQNHSPALIANYTYDLVREYNSFYQAVSILGEEDLNKKIFRVQLSKKVADTIALAFRLLGIDVPERM from the coding sequence ATGACCTTATCACAGATTCTTACGCCCTCCATAGAAAAAGCGGTACAAACTTTATTTGATGTTACCATAGACAAAGTTGAATTTCAAAGCACTCGAAAAGAGTTTGAAGGCGACATCACGATGGTAATTTTTCCATTATTGAAAGTCATCAAAAGCAATCCGGTAGAATTAGGAAATAAAATAGGAACCTATTTAGTCGAAAATGTAGCCGAAGTGAGCCGTTTCAACGTGGTTTCAGGTTTCTTGAATATCGTTATTTCAGACGAATATTATTTGAATTTTTTCAACGAAATCCGGAAAAACGAAAAATTTGGTTTCGTGACTCCAAATCCCGAAGACAAGGCGATTATGGTCGAATATTCTTCGCCAAACACCAATAAACCTTTGCATTTAGGTCACGTTCGCAACAATCTTCTAGGGTATTCCGTTGCCGAAATCATCAAGGCTTCAGGCAAAAAAGTCTATAAAACACAAATCATCAACGACCGTGGAATTCATATTTGCAAGTCGATGTTGGCTTGGCAAAAATTCGGAAACGGAGAAACTCCGGAATCAACAGGCTTAAAAGGAGATAAATTAGTAGGGAATTATTATGTGGCTTTCGACAAAGCCTATAAAGAAGAAATAAACCAATTAATTGCCCAAGGAAAAACAGAAGACGAAGCCAAAAAGCAAGCTCCAATTATTCTTGAAGCCCAAGAAATGCTTTTGAAATGGGAAGCTGGCGATGAAGAAGTAATCACACTTTGGAAAATGATGAACCAATGGGTTTATGATGGTTTTGCCGAAACTTACAAAAATTTGGGAGTCGATTTCGATACATATTATTACGAAAGCAATACCTATTTGCTAGGAAAAGACGTGGTTCAAATTGGATTGGAAAAAGGCATTTTCGAAAAAGATCCAGATGGTTCGGTTTGGATTGACTTGACCGACGAAGGACTGGACAGAAAAATCGTCTTGCGCTCCGACGGAACTGCGGTTTACATGACCCAAGACATTGGAACCGCCATTCAGCGCGTGAAAGATTTTCCTGATGTTGGCGGAATGGTTTATACTGTTGGAAACGAGCAGGATTACCACTTCAAAGTGTTGTTTTTGATCTTGAAAAAATTAGGTTTCGAATGGTCGAAAAATCTCTATCATTTGTCTTATGGAATGGTCGATTTGCCATCCGGAAAAATGAAATCCAGGGAAGGAACCGTTGTCGATGCCGATGATTTGATGCAGGAAATGACCGATACCGCCCAAAAAATTGCCGAAGATTTAGGAAAACTAGACGAATATTCAGCCGAAGAAAAATCCAAATTGTACAAAACCATTGGATTGGGTGCCTTGAAATATTATATTTTGAAAGTAGATCCCAAAAAACGAATTCTTTTCGATCCCGCTGAATCGGTTGATTTTGCTGGAAACACGGGTTCGTTTATTCAATATACGTATGCCAGAATCCAGTCGATTATTCGCAAAGCCAATTTCGATTTTGTGTCTCCAAGTGGAGTTGAGGTGTTGCACGAAAAGGAAAAAGAATTGGTCAAACAACTCGAATTGTTTCCTGAAGTAATCCAAAATGCGGCGCAAAATCACAGTCCTGCCTTGATTGCGAATTATACGTATGATTTGGTTCGTGAGTACAACTCGTTTTATCAAGCCGTTTCCATTTTGGGAGAGGAAGATTTGAATAAAAAAATATTCCGAGTGCAACTTTCGAAAAAGGTGGCCGACACCATTGCATTGGCCTTTCGATTATTGGGAATAGATGTTCCGGAAAGGATGTAA
- a CDS encoding Crp/Fnr family transcriptional regulator, producing the protein MIYEQLGHYIKKNIEVSDEDLNTIISYFKPLKHNKTDLLLSQGQTSQYTYYVGKGCLRIYFINEEGKDVTRYIAFENQLATALVSCITGFPSTEYIQVIEKSELLCISHKDFNHLINIIPQWREFYCKYLEKAYVNNTNRLMSFTTLNALERYNLLLKINPKIVKRLPNKIVASYINISQETLSRLKSKV; encoded by the coding sequence ATGATTTACGAACAACTTGGTCATTACATAAAGAAAAATATTGAAGTTTCTGATGAAGATTTAAATACTATCATTTCTTATTTCAAACCTTTAAAACATAACAAAACTGATCTATTGCTTTCGCAGGGTCAAACCAGTCAATATACTTATTATGTGGGAAAAGGTTGTTTGAGAATATATTTTATCAATGAAGAAGGAAAAGATGTTACCAGATATATTGCTTTTGAAAACCAACTAGCAACAGCATTAGTAAGTTGTATTACTGGATTTCCTTCTACAGAATACATACAAGTGATTGAAAAATCGGAACTTTTGTGTATTAGCCACAAAGATTTTAATCATTTGATAAATATTATTCCGCAATGGCGAGAATTCTATTGCAAGTATCTCGAAAAAGCATACGTAAATAACACAAACAGATTGATGTCTTTTACAACTTTGAATGCTTTAGAACGATATAATTTATTACTTAAAATAAATCCGAAGATTGTAAAAAGGCTTCCCAATAAGATTGTTGCGTCTTACATTAATATTTCACAAGAAACTTTAAGCCGATTAAAATCTAAAGTTTAA
- the ribB gene encoding 3,4-dihydroxy-2-butanone-4-phosphate synthase, which yields MIITALHPLEKFGITSHDRVENALKQLQNGKGIILTDDKNRENEGDLIFAAQNMTVKDMALMIRECSGIVCLCLTNDKADELNLPYMVKENTSSFQTPFTISIEAKEGVTTGVSATDRLKTIQTASAISASSSDLARPGHVFPLRAKDNGVLERDGHTEGSVDLMKLAGLKPQAVLCELMNIDGSMAKLDEIINFAGQNNLVVVSIGDLIHYRKFIRDYKS from the coding sequence ATGATCATTACGGCATTACATCCATTGGAAAAATTTGGAATCACCAGTCACGATCGAGTTGAAAACGCATTGAAACAATTGCAAAACGGCAAAGGAATTATATTGACTGATGATAAAAACAGGGAAAATGAAGGTGATTTAATTTTTGCTGCACAAAACATGACGGTCAAAGACATGGCTTTGATGATTAGGGAATGCAGCGGCATCGTTTGTCTTTGCCTTACCAATGACAAAGCTGATGAGTTAAATCTTCCTTATATGGTCAAGGAAAACACAAGCAGTTTCCAAACACCCTTTACAATTTCCATCGAAGCAAAAGAAGGGGTCACAACGGGAGTTTCGGCAACAGACCGCTTGAAAACAATCCAAACGGCTAGCGCAATAAGCGCATCTTCTTCAGATTTGGCCAGGCCTGGACATGTTTTTCCGTTACGGGCAAAAGACAACGGCGTTTTGGAAAGAGACGGACATACCGAAGGCAGTGTAGATTTGATGAAATTGGCAGGATTAAAACCCCAAGCTGTTTTGTGCGAGTTGATGAATATTGACGGAAGTATGGCTAAACTGGACGAAATCATTAATTTTGCAGGACAGAACAATCTTGTGGTGGTATCCATAGGAGACCTTATTCACTACCGAAAATTTATCAGGGACTATAAATCATGA
- the ffh gene encoding signal recognition particle protein: MFDNLSDKLDKAFHILKGHGKITEVNVAETLKEVRRALLDADVNFKIAKDFTTKVKEKAIGQNVLTTLQPGQLLVKLVKDELTELMGGDVAGINLSGNPTVILMSGLQGSGKTTFSGKLANYLQTKKGKKPLLVACDIYRPAAIQQLYVVGDSIAVEVYSEPENKNPVEIAQNAIKHAKANGFNVVIVDTAGRLAVDEAMMTEISNVHKAIQPHETLFVVDSMTGQDAVNTAKAFNDRLNFDGVILTKLDGDTRGGAAISIKSVVNKPIKFVGTGEKMEAIDVFYPDRMAERILGMGDVVSLVERAQEQFDEEEARKIQKKIAKNEFGFDDFLSQIQQVKKMGNMKDLVGMIPGASKAMKDVEIEDDAFKHIEAIIHSMTPIERSKPALIDVKRKARIAKGSGTKIEQVNQLMKQFDQMSKMMKMMQGPGGKNMMKMMGNMKGGMPHGGMR; the protein is encoded by the coding sequence ATGTTCGATAATTTAAGCGATAAATTAGACAAAGCCTTTCATATACTTAAAGGTCACGGAAAAATAACCGAAGTTAACGTAGCCGAAACCCTGAAAGAAGTACGTCGTGCTTTATTGGATGCCGACGTCAACTTCAAGATTGCCAAAGATTTTACCACCAAAGTAAAAGAAAAAGCGATAGGACAAAACGTTTTGACCACGCTGCAACCGGGACAATTATTGGTAAAGTTGGTCAAAGACGAACTAACCGAATTAATGGGTGGCGATGTTGCGGGAATCAATCTTTCCGGAAATCCAACCGTTATATTAATGTCAGGTTTACAAGGTTCTGGAAAAACTACTTTTTCCGGAAAATTGGCCAATTATCTTCAAACTAAAAAAGGAAAAAAACCACTTTTGGTGGCCTGTGATATTTATCGTCCAGCGGCAATCCAGCAATTATACGTTGTTGGAGATTCCATAGCTGTTGAAGTATATTCAGAACCTGAAAATAAAAATCCTGTCGAAATTGCCCAAAACGCAATCAAACACGCCAAAGCCAATGGATTTAATGTCGTGATTGTTGATACAGCAGGTCGTTTGGCTGTGGATGAAGCGATGATGACCGAAATATCCAATGTTCATAAAGCCATTCAGCCTCACGAAACCTTGTTTGTAGTCGATTCGATGACAGGGCAAGATGCCGTGAATACGGCCAAAGCGTTCAACGATAGGTTGAATTTTGATGGTGTAATCTTGACCAAATTAGACGGTGATACTCGTGGTGGAGCTGCCATTTCTATTAAATCAGTTGTCAACAAACCAATCAAGTTTGTGGGAACTGGCGAGAAAATGGAAGCGATCGACGTGTTCTATCCCGATCGTATGGCGGAACGTATCCTCGGGATGGGAGACGTTGTGTCGTTGGTAGAAAGAGCGCAAGAACAATTTGACGAAGAAGAGGCTCGAAAAATCCAAAAGAAAATCGCCAAAAATGAATTTGGTTTTGATGATTTCTTGTCCCAAATTCAGCAAGTGAAGAAAATGGGTAACATGAAAGACTTGGTAGGAATGATTCCGGGAGCTTCAAAAGCCATGAAAGACGTGGAGATTGAAGACGATGCTTTCAAACATATCGAGGCCATCATTCATTCGATGACTCCAATCGAAAGAAGCAAACCAGCCTTAATCGACGTGAAAAGAAAAGCCAGAATTGCCAAAGGTTCCGGTACAAAAATAGAACAGGTGAACCAGTTGATGAAACAGTTTGACCAAATGAGCAAAATGATGAAGATGATGCAAGGTCCTGGCGGTAAAAACATGATGAAAATGATGGGGAACATGAAAGGCGGAATGCCACATGGCGGAATGAGATAA